A DNA window from Ralstonia solanacearum K60 contains the following coding sequences:
- a CDS encoding HlyD family secretion protein, which translates to MTTNLRFRAFAGLTVAATLAGAFLVLNRPESEASEQSTDDAYVQADSTVIVSQVAGTITRVEIADHQEVRAGAPLASIDDRDLRIAADSAKAHIAGAQATIDGLQAQIARQRSTIDQARAAVAATGANLKLAEANRNRFANLARDGSGTVQAQQQADAQWDIQRAARERDLAGLRSAEQQTAILRAELEKARASLLSAQAEQAAADLNLSYARVTAPVSGVVAQRSARVGGYARVGQPLLTLVPLDAVYVEANFRETQLARVRVGQPATITVDALPNIRLKGRVESLGPASGVSFSATPPHNATGNFTKIVQRLPVRIRIEPGQEDARLLRVGMSVRPYIDVHAQETQATRPRQSPASTIASS; encoded by the coding sequence ATGACTACAAACCTTCGCTTTCGTGCATTTGCCGGCCTCACTGTTGCTGCCACGCTGGCCGGCGCGTTCCTCGTCCTGAATCGTCCGGAGTCCGAAGCTTCCGAGCAAAGCACCGACGATGCCTATGTGCAAGCCGACTCCACGGTAATCGTCTCGCAGGTGGCCGGCACCATCACCCGGGTGGAGATCGCCGACCACCAGGAAGTGCGGGCCGGCGCCCCGCTGGCCAGCATCGATGACCGCGACCTGCGCATCGCCGCCGACAGCGCGAAAGCGCACATCGCCGGCGCCCAGGCCACCATTGACGGCCTGCAGGCCCAGATCGCCCGGCAGCGGAGCACGATTGATCAGGCCCGCGCGGCAGTCGCCGCCACCGGCGCCAATCTGAAGCTCGCCGAGGCCAACCGCAACCGCTTCGCCAATCTGGCCCGCGACGGCTCCGGCACAGTCCAGGCCCAGCAGCAGGCCGACGCGCAATGGGATATCCAGCGCGCCGCGCGCGAGCGGGACCTGGCCGGCCTGCGCTCAGCCGAGCAGCAGACCGCGATCCTGCGCGCGGAGCTTGAAAAAGCCCGGGCGAGCCTGTTGTCGGCGCAGGCGGAACAAGCGGCTGCGGACCTGAATCTGTCATACGCCCGCGTGACCGCGCCCGTCAGCGGCGTTGTCGCCCAACGCAGTGCCCGCGTCGGCGGCTATGCCCGCGTGGGCCAGCCGCTGCTGACGCTGGTCCCGCTGGACGCTGTCTACGTGGAAGCCAACTTCCGCGAGACGCAACTGGCCCGCGTACGCGTCGGACAGCCGGCGACCATCACCGTGGATGCTCTGCCGAACATCCGGCTCAAGGGCCGGGTGGAAAGCCTCGGGCCGGCCAGCGGGGTCAGCTTCTCCGCGACTCCACCCCATAACGCCACCGGCAACTTCACCAAGATCGTCCAGCGCCTGCCCGTACGCATCCGCATCGAGCCGGGCCAGGAAGACGCTCGCCTGCTGCGCGTCGGCATGTCGGTGCGCCCATACATCGACGTGCACGCCCAGGAGACACAGGCGACGCGTCCGCGGCAAAGCCCGGCGTCGACGATCGCTTCGTCGTGA
- a CDS encoding GMC oxidoreductase, whose product MVRIATPISEIKEHYDVVVIGSGYGGGIAASRLARAGRTVCLLERGREIIPGEYPNTLAEATEALQVNHPDHPLGHIGSRTGLYDLHVNAQQNVIVGCGLGGTSLINANVALEPEPGVFEDPRWPRLVREHADTLLKEGFARAREMLKPTPYPDTADALPKLQANEKSASQMQAPHTFYRPPINVTFDDLPDHRNHVGVEQLPCNGCGDCVSGCNNKAKNTTLMNYLPDACNHGAEIFCQASVRYLERDTNGDGGGWVVHYQYVDTGREAFDAPTLFVKADIVVLSAGTLGSTEILLRSRGQGLTLSDALGKHMSGNGDILGFGYNNDDKINGIGFGAHSGKGIGPVGPCITSIIDMRDEADWTRRMVIEEGSIPGAIGGAIVPAMAAASAEIGRPTETGMVAKMVHAVREVESAVRGPYHGAVNRLQTYLIMSHDNGAGQMVLDARDRLRVDWPGVGEQPNFKIGNERLYEATRVLGGTYVPNPIWTDLFKHSLITVHPLGGCVMGEDAAQGVVNHKGQVFSSASGGDVHPGLYVTDGSVIPTSLAVNPLLTISAVSERTVALLAQDRGWQIDYTLPSAPRKPARPIKPGIEFTETMKGYFSRAHRQAQGTDPAVYEAASQAGKDAGSTMGFTVTVRSDDLDALITDPQHPATIVGTLNAPALSPQPLTVSHGVFNLFEDYPEQVGVRHMNYNMRLTAEDGQDYFFSAFKSVPSDHSVLRVWADTSTLYVTVYLGTDNTGQVVGSGVLHIEPADFARQMTTMKVLNAASEAKRLEDLARFGKYFAGVLWESYGGVLAGNIYFNPDAPPRKKRPLNVGAPEVLFFQTEDSVTLRLTRFQGGSKGPVMLVHGLGVGSNIFSTDTIATNLLEFLYQHGYDVWLLDFRVSILLEASQQQCDGDQIARYDFPAAIDQIRRITGAKDVQCVVHCYGATTFFMSLLAGLQGVRSVVCSQIATEIVVPPATAIKTGLHLPSVLDKLGVTSLTAYTQANANWFESLYNTALKGYALAEAQGYCNNPVCHRITFMYASLYRHDTLNETLHDNLHELFGVANMRTMEHLARMCRTGHLVGFGGEDLYMPHLDRLKLPILFISGEQNACYLPESTRRTYQQLVDRFGPEQYSRVVIPGYGHIDCMFGKNAAVDVYPSIVAHLDNTASA is encoded by the coding sequence ATGGTCCGAATTGCGACACCGATCAGCGAAATCAAGGAGCATTACGACGTCGTGGTGATCGGGTCCGGCTACGGCGGCGGCATCGCTGCCTCGCGCCTGGCGCGCGCGGGCCGCACAGTCTGTTTGCTGGAGCGTGGCCGGGAAATCATTCCCGGCGAGTACCCCAATACCTTGGCTGAGGCGACGGAAGCGCTCCAGGTCAACCACCCCGACCACCCACTCGGCCATATCGGCTCGCGCACCGGCCTCTACGACTTGCATGTCAATGCCCAGCAGAACGTGATCGTGGGCTGCGGTCTGGGTGGCACCTCGCTGATCAACGCCAACGTCGCGCTGGAGCCCGAACCCGGGGTATTCGAAGACCCGCGCTGGCCCCGGCTTGTGCGCGAGCATGCCGATACCTTGCTCAAGGAAGGCTTCGCCCGGGCGCGCGAGATGCTCAAGCCCACCCCTTACCCCGACACGGCCGACGCCTTGCCCAAGCTGCAGGCCAACGAAAAATCCGCCTCGCAGATGCAGGCACCGCACACGTTCTACCGCCCGCCCATCAATGTCACGTTCGACGACTTGCCCGACCACCGCAACCACGTGGGCGTGGAGCAATTGCCCTGCAATGGTTGCGGCGACTGCGTCTCCGGCTGCAACAACAAAGCCAAGAACACCACGCTGATGAATTACCTGCCCGATGCCTGCAATCACGGTGCGGAAATCTTCTGCCAGGCATCGGTCCGCTACCTGGAGCGCGACACCAATGGCGATGGCGGTGGCTGGGTCGTGCACTACCAGTACGTCGACACCGGGCGGGAGGCGTTCGACGCGCCGACGCTGTTCGTCAAGGCCGATATCGTCGTGCTCTCCGCCGGTACGCTGGGCTCGACGGAGATCCTGTTGCGTTCGCGCGGACAGGGCCTGACGCTCTCCGATGCGCTCGGCAAGCACATGAGCGGCAACGGCGACATCCTGGGCTTCGGCTACAACAACGACGACAAGATCAACGGCATCGGGTTCGGCGCGCACTCCGGCAAGGGCATCGGCCCGGTGGGGCCCTGCATCACCTCCATCATCGACATGCGCGATGAAGCCGACTGGACGCGGCGCATGGTGATCGAAGAGGGATCGATCCCGGGTGCCATCGGCGGCGCCATCGTGCCCGCCATGGCGGCCGCGTCGGCGGAAATCGGGCGACCCACCGAGACCGGAATGGTTGCCAAGATGGTGCACGCGGTCCGGGAGGTGGAGAGCGCGGTGCGGGGCCCCTACCACGGTGCCGTCAATCGACTGCAGACCTATCTGATCATGAGCCACGACAATGGCGCAGGCCAGATGGTGCTGGATGCGCGCGACCGGTTGCGCGTCGACTGGCCCGGCGTGGGCGAGCAGCCCAACTTCAAGATCGGCAACGAGCGCCTCTACGAAGCCACTCGTGTGCTGGGCGGCACCTATGTTCCCAACCCCATCTGGACCGACCTGTTCAAGCACAGCCTGATCACCGTGCACCCGCTGGGCGGCTGCGTGATGGGAGAAGACGCGGCGCAGGGCGTCGTCAACCACAAGGGGCAGGTGTTCAGCAGCGCGTCCGGCGGCGACGTGCATCCGGGGCTGTACGTGACCGACGGCTCGGTCATCCCCACTTCGCTGGCGGTCAACCCGCTGTTGACCATTTCCGCGGTCAGCGAGCGGACGGTGGCCTTGCTGGCACAGGACCGGGGCTGGCAGATCGACTACACGCTACCGTCGGCGCCCCGCAAGCCCGCCCGCCCCATCAAGCCCGGCATCGAGTTCACCGAAACCATGAAGGGGTATTTCTCCCGGGCGCACCGGCAGGCACAGGGCACCGATCCGGCCGTCTACGAGGCCGCCAGTCAGGCGGGCAAGGACGCCGGGTCCACCATGGGTTTCACCGTCACGGTCAGATCCGATGATCTGGACGCACTGATCACCGACCCGCAGCACCCGGCCACCATCGTCGGTACGCTGAACGCGCCGGCCTTGTCACCGCAACCGCTGACAGTGAGCCATGGCGTGTTCAACCTGTTCGAGGACTACCCGGAACAGGTCGGCGTGCGGCACATGAACTACAACATGAGGCTGACCGCGGAAGACGGCCAGGACTATTTCTTCAGCGCGTTCAAGTCCGTCCCCAGCGACCACAGCGTGTTGCGCGTGTGGGCCGACACCAGCACGCTGTACGTGACGGTCTACCTCGGCACCGACAACACCGGCCAGGTGGTGGGATCGGGCGTGCTGCATATCGAGCCGGCCGACTTCGCCCGGCAGATGACCACCATGAAGGTGCTCAACGCCGCCAGCGAGGCGAAGCGCCTGGAGGACCTGGCCCGCTTCGGCAAGTATTTTGCCGGGGTGCTGTGGGAGAGCTATGGCGGGGTGCTGGCCGGGAATATCTACTTCAACCCGGATGCCCCGCCGCGCAAGAAACGCCCGCTCAACGTCGGCGCGCCGGAAGTGCTGTTCTTCCAGACCGAGGACAGCGTGACCTTGCGTCTGACCCGCTTCCAGGGCGGCAGCAAAGGGCCGGTGATGCTGGTCCATGGCCTGGGGGTGGGATCGAACATTTTCTCGACCGACACCATCGCCACCAATCTGCTGGAGTTCCTCTACCAGCACGGCTACGACGTCTGGCTGCTCGATTTCCGCGTCAGCATCCTGCTGGAGGCCAGCCAGCAGCAGTGCGACGGCGACCAGATCGCACGTTACGACTTCCCGGCGGCCATCGACCAGATTCGCCGCATCACCGGGGCCAAGGACGTGCAGTGCGTGGTGCACTGCTACGGCGCCACCACGTTCTTCATGTCCCTGCTGGCCGGGCTGCAGGGGGTCCGCTCCGTCGTGTGCTCGCAGATCGCCACCGAGATCGTCGTGCCCCCGGCGACCGCCATCAAGACCGGGCTGCACCTGCCGTCGGTGCTGGACAAGCTCGGCGTGACGTCCCTCACTGCCTATACCCAAGCCAACGCCAACTGGTTCGAAAGCCTCTACAACACGGCGCTCAAAGGGTATGCGCTGGCCGAAGCCCAAGGGTATTGCAACAACCCGGTCTGCCACCGCATCACCTTCATGTATGCCTCGCTGTATCGCCACGACACGCTCAACGAGACCCTGCATGACAACCTGCATGAGCTGTTCGGCGTGGCCAACATGCGCACCATGGAGCATCTGGCCCGGATGTGCCGCACGGGCCATCTGGTGGGCTTCGGCGGCGAAGACCTCTACATGCCGCACCTGGACCGGCTCAAGCTGCCCATCCTGTTCATCAGCGGGGAGCAGAACGCTTGCTATCTGCCGGAAAGCACCCGGCGCACCTATCAGCAACTGGTCGACCGCTTCGGGCCGGAGCAATACAGCCGCGTGGTCATACCGGGGTATGGCCATATCGACTGCATGTTCGGCAAGAACGCGGCCGTGGATGTCTATCCGTCCATCGTGGCCCACCTGGACAATACCGCCTCAGCCTGA
- a CDS encoding c-type cytochrome, with the protein MLNAGSKVQCIRWFQRFIWIGIAINMVFAIPALFWPGFLNTSFGLPMQATYPWLQNAGMLLVGISLFYAPAGINALKYPVYSWLCVLSRLIAVVFWIDLIDTSGYPDAFRPLLYSDGAMFLILGGLLYGGMPADQRPWALISAGLAGLWQCIRTGLTGTRRKVALAIALVVAFVGVETWINLFREVPQPALQSSVDHFKYAPIGLGPDSRIPLYVFNVLPQACAQHMPKQNLGWQSFGFVFEGGHDLPIGLAKRQIGYPSVEANCALCHTGQYRKSADDVAVPVPTAPAALLNLESFQWFLYDCAGEPDFTSRVMREIDRHYSLGVIERLFYRFAIVPATQKAFLQQKQQYAWQKLRPAQGPGRTDTFNPTKMVVFDFPDDSTVGTVDLPQIWNQKPRESMYLHWDGNNNDIHERNYAAAMAVGATPQSVLPAEFKRVTDWLLDHQPPKWPFGDLDQARVHRGESLWQAQCANCHAFGKAATGQVTVGLDQLGTDPYRLNSFTVGLVSKFHQFKSPPFDFGAYRKTQSYSNTPTDGVWLRAPYLHNGSVPTLWDLLQKPERRPKVFYRGSSVFDQKQVGFVTAGPETKGGGYFKFDTSLPGNHNTGHAYGTDLTDSEKWDLIEYMKTL; encoded by the coding sequence ATGTTGAACGCAGGCTCCAAAGTCCAATGCATCCGGTGGTTCCAGCGCTTTATCTGGATCGGGATCGCGATCAATATGGTCTTCGCCATCCCGGCCCTGTTCTGGCCCGGTTTTCTCAATACCAGCTTCGGTCTGCCCATGCAGGCCACGTATCCGTGGTTGCAGAATGCCGGCATGCTGCTGGTGGGCATCAGCCTGTTTTATGCCCCGGCCGGGATCAACGCACTGAAGTACCCGGTGTACTCGTGGTTGTGCGTGCTGTCGCGGCTGATTGCCGTCGTCTTCTGGATTGACCTGATCGATACGTCCGGCTATCCGGATGCGTTCCGCCCCCTGCTGTACTCGGACGGCGCCATGTTCCTGATCCTGGGGGGGCTGCTGTACGGCGGCATGCCTGCCGATCAGCGGCCCTGGGCCTTGATCTCGGCGGGGCTTGCTGGCCTGTGGCAGTGCATCAGGACGGGCCTGACCGGCACCCGCCGCAAGGTGGCGCTCGCGATCGCGCTGGTCGTGGCATTCGTGGGCGTGGAAACCTGGATCAACCTGTTCCGCGAAGTCCCGCAGCCCGCCCTGCAGTCGAGCGTGGACCACTTCAAATATGCGCCGATCGGCCTGGGGCCGGATTCGCGGATCCCGCTGTATGTGTTCAACGTGTTGCCGCAGGCCTGCGCACAGCACATGCCCAAGCAAAACCTGGGCTGGCAATCGTTCGGCTTCGTCTTTGAAGGCGGTCATGACTTGCCGATCGGGCTGGCCAAGCGCCAGATCGGCTATCCCTCGGTCGAGGCCAACTGCGCGTTGTGCCATACCGGGCAATACCGCAAGAGCGCGGACGATGTCGCCGTGCCTGTGCCGACCGCCCCGGCGGCTTTGCTCAACCTGGAATCCTTCCAATGGTTCCTGTACGACTGCGCCGGCGAACCGGATTTCACCAGCCGGGTGATGCGCGAAATCGACCGGCACTACAGCCTGGGTGTCATTGAGCGGCTGTTCTACCGCTTCGCCATCGTGCCGGCCACGCAGAAGGCCTTCCTCCAACAGAAGCAGCAGTACGCCTGGCAAAAGCTGCGCCCCGCACAGGGACCGGGCCGCACGGACACCTTCAATCCCACCAAGATGGTGGTCTTCGACTTCCCGGACGACTCCACCGTCGGCACGGTGGACCTGCCGCAAATCTGGAACCAGAAACCGCGCGAGTCCATGTACCTGCACTGGGACGGCAACAACAACGATATTCACGAACGCAACTACGCCGCGGCCATGGCCGTCGGCGCGACGCCGCAGTCGGTGCTGCCGGCCGAGTTCAAGCGGGTGACCGACTGGCTGCTCGACCACCAACCGCCGAAGTGGCCCTTTGGCGATCTGGACCAGGCCCGGGTGCACCGCGGCGAGAGCCTGTGGCAGGCGCAGTGCGCAAACTGCCACGCCTTCGGCAAGGCGGCCACCGGGCAGGTCACGGTCGGGCTCGATCAACTGGGCACCGACCCGTATCGGCTCAACTCGTTCACCGTCGGGCTGGTGAGCAAGTTTCACCAGTTCAAGTCGCCGCCGTTCGACTTCGGTGCCTACCGCAAGACCCAGAGCTACAGCAACACGCCCACCGACGGCGTTTGGCTGCGGGCCCCGTATCTGCACAATGGCTCCGTCCCCACGCTCTGGGACCTCCTGCAGAAGCCGGAGCGCCGGCCCAAGGTGTTCTATCGCGGCTCCAGCGTGTTCGACCAGAAACAGGTCGGCTTCGTCACTGCCGGGCCCGAGACCAAGGGCGGCGGCTATTTCAAGTTCGATACCAGCCTGCCGGGCAACCACAACACGGGGCACGCGTACGGCACGGACCTGACCGACAGCGAGAAGTGGGACCTGATCGAATACATGAAAACGCTATAA
- a CDS encoding metallophosphoesterase family protein, with amino-acid sequence MFFEDWKTRIETDLENARQNFERKRQILARLKQVHQQVRQVIDSGSTSATGIPWELAHGLTIMEGVTAGKPLPTTVAELPTRVMDDGTLLGCRKWELLDPKWGEALVAWIEHLTNRAPWGQTPGSVAMPNQVSLAISGDWGTGDGIAGKVAKAMGQNPAHYTIHLGDVYYAGASPDEGKDLSAWPAGTLGQFTLNSNHEMYSGAVGYFQELAQRFPLQNGTSYFSLHNDHWLIIGLDTAYYADEMNLYMDGTLGDQQTAWLKQLAQAQGGSKRIMLLSHHQGYSIDGTSKTALYGQVLNALGREPDYWYWGHLHNVICYQPQGKLLGRCVGHGAIPYGKASILDNKAQVAWAETQSADDDQYPDRILNGFVRLTLDGQTLQEAFIDENGNQRWPLP; translated from the coding sequence ATGTTCTTTGAGGACTGGAAAACCCGGATCGAAACCGATCTCGAAAATGCGCGGCAGAACTTCGAGCGGAAACGGCAGATCCTGGCGCGGCTCAAGCAAGTGCATCAGCAGGTGCGGCAAGTCATCGACTCCGGCTCCACCTCCGCGACCGGCATTCCGTGGGAGCTGGCGCATGGCCTGACCATCATGGAAGGCGTAACCGCCGGCAAACCGCTGCCCACCACCGTGGCCGAATTGCCGACCCGGGTGATGGACGACGGCACCCTGCTGGGCTGCCGCAAATGGGAGCTGCTCGACCCGAAATGGGGCGAAGCGCTGGTGGCGTGGATCGAACACCTGACGAACCGTGCGCCGTGGGGCCAGACTCCCGGCAGCGTCGCCATGCCCAACCAGGTCAGCCTGGCCATCTCCGGAGACTGGGGGACCGGCGACGGCATCGCCGGCAAAGTCGCCAAGGCCATGGGGCAAAACCCTGCGCACTACACCATCCACCTCGGCGATGTCTACTATGCCGGCGCGAGCCCCGATGAAGGCAAGGACCTCTCCGCCTGGCCGGCGGGCACGCTGGGGCAGTTCACCCTCAACTCCAACCACGAGATGTACAGCGGCGCCGTCGGCTATTTCCAGGAACTGGCCCAGCGCTTCCCCTTGCAGAACGGCACCAGCTATTTCAGCCTGCACAACGACCACTGGCTGATCATCGGCCTCGACACCGCTTACTACGCGGACGAGATGAACCTGTACATGGACGGCACGCTGGGTGACCAGCAAACGGCCTGGCTGAAGCAATTGGCTCAGGCCCAGGGCGGTTCCAAGCGGATCATGCTGCTGTCACACCATCAGGGCTACTCCATCGACGGCACCAGCAAGACCGCGCTCTACGGTCAGGTCCTGAATGCGCTGGGCCGGGAGCCGGATTACTGGTACTGGGGCCACCTGCACAACGTCATCTGCTATCAACCGCAAGGCAAACTCCTCGGCCGCTGCGTCGGCCATGGCGCCATTCCCTACGGCAAGGCCAGCATTCTGGACAACAAGGCGCAAGTGGCCTGGGCCGAAACACAATCCGCCGACGACGACCAGTACCCGGACCGGATCCTGAACGGCTTTGTCAGACTGACGCTGGACGGGCAGACGCTGCAGGAAGCCTTCATCGACGAGAACGGAAACCAGCGCTGGCCGTTGCCTTGA
- a CDS encoding DUF6765 family protein has translation MNIDFHYGVMFIIARKAGLTQDEAETVAHACQYVDDATTDGLLKFRDGQRFERFASAHGMIDYRNRISEDNRESWIPFHFVPGGDGATFEDRLVCRPDSAIAQALVCDALARHRQDNALHRLGVTLHAYVDTWAHQGFSGIVSKHNHVENIIVDGNSHPGMMGQIAAAFERIKDKIVATTLSDFLPLGHGAALSFPDQPWTVWHYTNGFGTTIVRNNLNDFLAAADRAYGAIRAFKDGKVALDDTAALPADTAIPLRQLLAENCSEDADLRLDAIRKAIQDGKFPGVGSLPPYIAKGPNSWKQVATGITASKDDGGKRPEWKPAFETSDYRRFHDAVKEHRAALLDTILPRHDLRVC, from the coding sequence ATGAACATTGATTTTCACTACGGCGTGATGTTCATCATCGCGCGCAAGGCGGGGCTGACGCAGGACGAGGCCGAAACCGTGGCGCACGCGTGCCAGTACGTCGATGATGCGACCACAGACGGGCTGCTGAAATTTCGCGATGGGCAGCGCTTCGAGCGTTTCGCCAGTGCGCACGGCATGATCGACTACCGGAATCGCATCAGCGAAGACAACCGGGAATCGTGGATCCCCTTCCATTTCGTGCCGGGCGGTGATGGCGCCACGTTCGAAGACCGGCTGGTCTGCCGTCCGGACAGTGCGATTGCCCAAGCGCTGGTCTGCGACGCGCTGGCCCGGCACCGCCAGGACAACGCGCTGCACCGCCTCGGCGTGACGCTGCATGCCTATGTCGATACCTGGGCCCACCAGGGATTCAGCGGCATTGTCAGCAAGCACAACCACGTCGAGAACATCATCGTTGACGGCAACAGCCACCCCGGAATGATGGGGCAGATCGCAGCCGCATTCGAACGGATCAAGGACAAGATTGTTGCCACGACCCTGAGCGATTTCCTGCCACTGGGGCACGGCGCGGCGCTGAGTTTTCCCGATCAGCCGTGGACCGTGTGGCACTACACAAACGGTTTCGGGACAACGATCGTCCGCAACAACCTGAACGATTTCCTGGCGGCGGCCGACCGGGCCTATGGCGCGATACGTGCCTTCAAGGATGGCAAGGTGGCGTTGGACGACACGGCAGCGTTGCCCGCGGACACGGCGATTCCCTTGCGGCAGTTGCTGGCGGAGAACTGCTCGGAGGATGCGGACCTGCGGCTGGATGCCATCCGGAAAGCGATCCAGGATGGGAAGTTTCCGGGCGTGGGCAGTCTCCCGCCCTATATCGCCAAAGGGCCGAACTCGTGGAAGCAGGTGGCGACAGGCATCACGGCGTCAAAGGACGACGGCGGCAAGCGGCCGGAATGGAAGCCGGCATTCGAAACGTCGGACTATCGCCGCTTTCATGATGCGGTGAAGGAGCATCGCGCTGCGCTGCTGGACACGATTCTTCCGCGGCATGATCTGCGGGTGTGTTGA
- a CDS encoding DUF2939 domain-containing protein: MNSKIATAAAGVLVAAGALASYASPYWTLHQMRAAIDAKDVGAFSSYVNFPAVQDSIQSQLAASMRKKLGGAGEAQDNLFANLGMAIGTGVINQMVDALVSPESVMGMMARGRTSASGVLLGQLPPQSSGADSGTPQSAASRDNHEDGGQRPDYSIRYKNWSTFTATAKQGDTEQGKFIFKRDGLLSWKLVGLDMHMDD; this comes from the coding sequence ATGAACAGCAAAATCGCCACCGCTGCCGCCGGCGTGTTGGTCGCCGCTGGGGCGCTCGCGAGCTACGCGAGTCCCTACTGGACCCTCCACCAGATGCGCGCAGCCATCGACGCGAAAGACGTGGGGGCATTCTCCTCCTACGTCAACTTTCCCGCAGTGCAAGACAGCATCCAGTCGCAGCTCGCGGCGTCGATGCGCAAAAAGCTCGGGGGTGCGGGGGAGGCCCAGGACAATCTGTTCGCCAACCTCGGCATGGCTATCGGCACGGGCGTCATCAACCAGATGGTGGACGCACTGGTGTCGCCCGAGAGTGTGATGGGGATGATGGCGCGTGGCAGAACCTCGGCTTCCGGTGTACTGCTCGGGCAGTTGCCTCCCCAATCAAGCGGTGCCGATTCAGGCACGCCGCAATCCGCCGCTTCGCGCGACAACCATGAGGATGGTGGCCAAAGGCCGGACTACTCGATACGGTACAAGAATTGGTCCACCTTCACTGCAACTGCCAAGCAGGGCGATACGGAGCAAGGCAAATTCATTTTCAAGCGTGATGGTCTGCTGTCGTGGAAGCTGGTCGGGCTGGACATGCATATGGACGACTAG
- a CDS encoding class I SAM-dependent methyltransferase — MNLTVSELERISTVTLQHYNAHAEDFREGTSDHDVTQNIDALLRHIVVEPPFAILDVGCGPGRDLKAFTSLGHRAVGLDGAERFVAMARDETGCEVWQQDFLRLDLPVARFDGVFANASLFHVPSQDLPRVLRQLHSTLKPGGVLFSSNPRGANQEGWSHGRYGAFHDLEAWRRYMADAGFLELEHYYRPAGLPREQQPWLASVWRKPAA, encoded by the coding sequence ATGAACCTCACCGTTAGCGAACTCGAACGAATCAGCACCGTTACGTTGCAGCACTACAACGCGCATGCGGAAGATTTCCGGGAAGGCACGAGCGACCACGACGTCACGCAGAACATCGACGCGCTACTGCGTCATATCGTCGTCGAGCCGCCTTTTGCGATCCTCGATGTTGGTTGCGGGCCGGGACGAGATCTCAAGGCCTTCACCTCGCTGGGCCACCGCGCGGTCGGCCTCGATGGTGCCGAACGCTTCGTTGCAATGGCGCGCGACGAGACCGGCTGCGAGGTGTGGCAGCAGGATTTTCTACGCCTCGATTTGCCGGTCGCACGCTTTGACGGCGTTTTCGCCAACGCCTCCCTGTTCCATGTCCCGAGTCAAGATTTGCCGCGCGTTCTGCGGCAATTGCACTCGACGCTGAAGCCCGGTGGCGTGCTATTCAGCTCCAATCCGCGCGGCGCGAATCAGGAAGGCTGGAGCCACGGCCGCTACGGCGCTTTCCACGATCTCGAAGCATGGCGACGATACATGGCGGATGCGGGATTCCTCGAACTCGAGCACTATTACCGGCCCGCCGGCTTGCCGCGCGAGCAACAGCCTTGGCTCGCCAGCGTGTGGCGAAAGCCGGCCGCCTGA
- a CDS encoding YaiI/YqxD family protein: protein MQVLVDADACPAVIKDMLFRAARRAEVCVTLVANRHLRTPPSRYIKALQVPAGFDAADARIVELVAAGDLVITADIPLAAATLDKGAYALDPRGNWFSRENIEERLTMRAVMEQLRSTGVDTGGPAPYSPRDCKTFAGQLDRFLARHRAPPSAAV from the coding sequence ATGCAAGTGCTGGTTGACGCAGACGCCTGCCCGGCTGTCATCAAGGACATGCTATTTCGGGCCGCGCGTCGCGCCGAAGTCTGCGTGACGCTCGTCGCGAACCGGCATTTGCGCACGCCGCCTTCGCGCTATATCAAGGCACTGCAAGTGCCGGCAGGCTTCGACGCCGCCGATGCCCGCATCGTCGAACTGGTCGCGGCCGGCGACTTAGTGATTACCGCGGACATACCGCTTGCCGCTGCTACGCTCGACAAGGGTGCGTATGCGCTCGACCCGCGTGGAAACTGGTTTAGCCGTGAGAATATCGAGGAACGCCTGACGATGCGTGCGGTGATGGAACAACTGCGCAGCACGGGCGTCGATACGGGCGGTCCGGCGCCATACAGCCCGCGCGACTGCAAGACGTTCGCGGGACAATTGGATCGGTTTCTCGCGCGCCATCGCGCGCCGCCAAGCGCAGCCGTTTGA
- a CDS encoding translation initiation factor 1: MFEWEELHLTPEGWKEGSYRHEPGAAVVVAPPPNEVLTVRRHVAAVYGGPSRVTEDRTPRTDDMNQIEQLLLKYGAPVFGV, from the coding sequence CTGTTTGAATGGGAAGAGCTACATCTGACGCCCGAGGGCTGGAAGGAAGGCAGCTACCGGCACGAGCCAGGCGCCGCAGTCGTCGTCGCACCGCCGCCCAATGAAGTACTGACGGTGCGCCGGCATGTGGCGGCTGTTTATGGCGGCCCGTCACGCGTCACGGAGGACCGCACACCGCGCACGGATGACATGAACCAGATCGAGCAACTGCTGTTGAAGTATGGTGCTCCCGTCTTTGGCGTCTAG